In Zingiber officinale cultivar Zhangliang chromosome 6A, Zo_v1.1, whole genome shotgun sequence, a single genomic region encodes these proteins:
- the LOC121998312 gene encoding gibberellin 3-beta-dioxygenase 1-like, giving the protein MPSLATQSPPELTALAAVPETHAWVALHDRPYADDSVPVVDLACPDAARLIGRACEEWGAFQLTGHGVPVELLRRVEGQARRLFSLPSAHKLMAARRDGGSTGYGSAAISKFFSKQFWSEGFTVIGSPRDDARKIWPDDHEDFCGAIEEYSRLMNDLARRLMHSMLFSLGLSEEEIGWAAPLKAHHEGMPALQLNYYPRCPEPDRAMGLAEHTDSSLITILHQSSGVAGLQLLRHGGGGGGGGPRWVAVEPVTEALVVNVGDLFQLMSNGRFRSVMHRAVVDRTRTRISVAYFCGPPPELKISPVEKLMGPDQGPVYRGVTWPEYLHLKKKLYNEALTSLRLSGDKE; this is encoded by the exons ATGCCTTCTCTCGCCACCCAATCCCCACCGGAGCTCACCGCCCTCGCCGCGGTGCCCGAAACCCACGCCTGGGTCGCCCTCCACGACCGCCCGTACGCCGACGACAGCGTCCCCGTCGTCGACCTCGCGTGCCCCGACGCCGCCCGCCTCATCGGCCGCGCCTGCGAGGAGTGGGGCGCCTTCCAGCTCACCGGCCACGGCGTCCCCGTCGAGCTGCTTCGCCGCGTCGAGGGTCAGGCGCGACGCCTCTTCTCCCTCCCCTCCGCTCACAAGCTCATGGCCGCCCGCCGCGACGGCGGCTCCACCGGCTACGGCTCTGCCGCCATCTCCAAGTTCTTCTCGAAGCAGTTCTGGTCGGAGGGCTTCACCGTCATCGGCTCCCCTCGCGACGACGCCCGCAAGATCTGGCCCGACGATCACGAAGACTTTTG TGGAGCGATCGAGGAATACAGCCGGTTGATGAATGACCTGGCGCGGAGATTGATGCACTCGATGCTGTTTTCTTTGGGCCTCAGCGAGGAGGAAATTGGTTGGGCTGCCCCACTAAAAGCCCACCACGAGGGCATGCCTGCGCTACAGCTGAACTACTACCCCCGCTGCCCGGAGCCCGACCGAGCCATGGGGCTGGCGGAGCACACCGACTCCAGCCTCATCACCATCCTCCACCAGAGCAGCGGCGTCGCCGGGCTGCAGCTCCTGCGCCAcggcggaggcggcggcggcggaggcccCCGATGGGTGGCGGTGGAGCCGGTTACGGAGGCGCTGGTCGTCAACGTAGGCGATCTCTTCCAGCTGATGTCCAACGGTCGATTCCGGAGCGTGATGCATCGGGCGGTCGTTGACCGGACTCGAACTCGGATCTCGGTGGCTTACTTTTGTGGGCCTCCGCCAGAGTTGAAAATCTCACCCGTTGAGAAGTTGATGGGCCCCGACCAGGGCCCAGTGTACCGGGGCGTGACTTGGCCTGAATACTTACACCTGAAGAAGAAACTTTACAACGAAGCTCTCACGTCGCTGAGATTGTCGGGGGACAAAGAATGA